A stretch of DNA from Staphylococcus equorum:
AAGGCAAGGCGTGACGAAAGTGAATGGGCATGTCATTGTTAACAAAACATATCAATTACCGCAATACTATAAACCTGGTGAAAATAAAAAAGCCAGACATAAATTAAATGAAATGTTAGATAAAGCTGAACAAAAAGAATTAGATTTAAAATATATTAGTGGCTATAGAAGTTATAAAGATCAACAAAAAGTAGTGAAATCATATCTTGAAAATGATGGAAAAAAAGTCGCGAAACAATATACTGCTAAACCAGGACATTCAGAACATCAAACAGGATTAGCATTCGATGTAGGCACGCAAAGGTCACTCGAAAATTTCCACGAAGATTTTGAACATACAAAAGAAGCACACTGGTTAGCTCAAAACGCTTCTAAATATGGATTTATTATTAGGTATCCTAAAGGGCAATCAAAGCACACTGGCTATGCATATGAAGCATGGCATTTGCGATATGTAGGACCTGAATTAGCTGGAATTATAGACAACCAAGATACAAATTTAGAAAGTTATTACCAGTTAAATTAAATAATTACCGTAAAAAGGAAACTAAATTATAAAAATCATCTCAGAAATATTGGGGTGGTTTTTTTCGACATCATTTTAGAACTCACAGACTAAAAATGATATAATCATA
This window harbors:
- a CDS encoding M15 family metallopeptidase, with protein sequence MFKKWIIVIATLLFIGIVIRMLLIIASNHQQPMHSNIIEPKNALPIIVERQGVTKVNGHVIVNKTYQLPQYYKPGENKKARHKLNEMLDKAEQKELDLKYISGYRSYKDQQKVVKSYLENDGKKVAKQYTAKPGHSEHQTGLAFDVGTQRSLENFHEDFEHTKEAHWLAQNASKYGFIIRYPKGQSKHTGYAYEAWHLRYVGPELAGIIDNQDTNLESYYQLN